Proteins found in one Leptotrichia trevisanii DSM 22070 genomic segment:
- the dinD gene encoding DNA damage-inducible protein D: MNVKIYTEKMFEEIKHIDENGVEFWYARELMQVIEYSKWGNFIKVINKAKESMKSTGIIDSEHIADVGKTIQMPKNATKTINDMKLTRYACYIIVQNADPRKKAIALGQQYFAFQTRKQEIAETDFKELSEDDRRLKLREDVRDFNKKLAFEAQNVGVQNFAKFQNSGYQGLYNGETAGDIKKRKNLKEKEHILDHMGSTELAANYFRITQTEERLKKGDIQGEEIANNTHFNIGKKVREVMIEISGTKPEELPTPKKSIKEIQKEKKLLKKPNKKR; the protein is encoded by the coding sequence ATGAATGTAAAAATATATACTGAAAAAATGTTTGAAGAAATAAAACATATTGATGAAAATGGTGTTGAATTTTGGTATGCAAGAGAGTTGATGCAAGTTATCGAATATTCAAAGTGGGGGAATTTTATTAAAGTTATCAATAAGGCAAAAGAATCGATGAAAAGTACTGGAATTATTGATTCCGAACATATTGCCGACGTCGGCAAAACGATCCAAATGCCTAAAAATGCGACAAAAACTATAAATGATATGAAATTAACTAGATACGCTTGTTATATTATTGTACAAAATGCAGATCCAAGAAAAAAAGCCATTGCATTAGGACAACAATATTTTGCATTTCAAACAAGAAAACAAGAAATTGCTGAAACTGATTTTAAAGAACTTTCAGAAGATGACAGAAGATTAAAACTAAGAGAAGATGTAAGGGACTTTAATAAAAAATTGGCATTTGAAGCTCAAAATGTCGGCGTTCAGAATTTTGCAAAATTCCAGAATTCTGGTTATCAAGGATTGTACAATGGAGAAACAGCCGGAGATATAAAAAAAAGAAAAAATTTAAAAGAAAAAGAACATATCCTTGATCATATGGGTTCAACAGAATTGGCAGCTAATTATTTTAGAATAACTCAGACAGAAGAAAGATTGAAAAAAGGAGATATTCAAGGAGAAGAAATAGCAAATAATACTCATTTCAATATAGGAAAAAAAGTAAGAGAAGTTATGATTGAAATTAGCGGGACAAAACCTGAAGAACTTCCAACACCTAAAAAAAGTATAAAAGAAATTCAAAAAGAAAAGAAACTTTTGAAAAAACCAAACAAGAAGAGATAA
- a CDS encoding YjcQ family protein, producing MSLDTTIFQILKAIDVAFENDNFDFSNTLDLSKLNISRRRLVLLLEQLKLNGYITGILIPLNFNDEVTFHNIRLTLKGLDYLENNSSMKKAYKLLKEIKGWIPSL from the coding sequence GTGTCTTTAGATACAACTATTTTTCAAATACTAAAAGCTATTGATGTAGCTTTTGAAAATGATAATTTTGATTTTTCTAACACTCTTGATTTGAGTAAACTAAACATTTCAAGGCGTCGTTTAGTTTTATTATTAGAACAACTTAAACTAAACGGATATATTACAGGTATTTTAATTCCCTTAAATTTTAATGATGAAGTAACATTTCATAACATTAGATTAACTTTAAAAGGCTTAGACTATTTAGAAAATAATTCTTCTATGAAAAAAGCCTATAAACTACTTAAAGAAATTAAAGGATGGATACCTAGTTTATAA
- a CDS encoding tyrosine-type recombinase/integrase, producing the protein MIELQYEFTEYLRKKYHSENTIKTYVTNVKKFLSDMKIKNVDDLNSQTMSKYKQNLENSKNKGQTINTKFESIRSFLKFLYYEKNITAPVVEVKNARIKIHLPEIKIRIYDRFYKKELSIHEIKRILRVIDKQENKFYKFRNTILIQLLASTGLRISEALQLNIDDVISGKVEVVGKRSKIRTVLIPATIVKICREFRKYRKQLYLTNEKLFITLQDKTVQKRALSSVFEKVGIAARIKKSKLFLHNLRHFYTIDCIKNGIDLNTIAQNLGIENMETLKIYQSRDLKAMQEQINRKGRRLLV; encoded by the coding sequence TTGATTGAATTACAATATGAATTTACAGAATATTTGCGTAAGAAATATCATAGTGAAAATACAATAAAAACGTATGTTACAAATGTAAAAAAATTTCTAAGCGATATGAAAATAAAAAATGTAGATGATTTAAATAGTCAAACAATGTCCAAATACAAACAAAATTTGGAAAATTCCAAAAATAAGGGACAGACAATTAACACTAAATTTGAATCAATAAGAAGTTTTTTGAAGTTTTTGTACTATGAGAAAAATATTACTGCACCAGTTGTTGAGGTAAAAAATGCTAGAATTAAAATACATTTACCTGAAATCAAGATAAGGATTTATGATCGATTTTATAAAAAAGAGTTGTCAATTCATGAAATAAAAAGAATTTTACGAGTTATTGATAAACAGGAAAATAAATTTTATAAATTCCGAAACACTATTTTGATTCAATTACTAGCAAGTACAGGATTGAGAATATCAGAAGCATTGCAATTAAATATTGATGATGTTATTTCTGGAAAGGTGGAAGTAGTTGGGAAGAGAAGCAAAATTAGGACAGTTCTGATTCCAGCAACCATAGTTAAAATTTGTCGGGAATTTCGGAAATACAGAAAACAGTTATATTTAACAAATGAGAAATTATTTATTACATTGCAAGATAAAACTGTACAGAAAAGGGCATTATCCTCTGTGTTTGAAAAGGTTGGAATAGCTGCAAGGATAAAAAAGAGCAAGCTATTTTTACATAATTTAAGACATTTTTATACAATCGACTGCATAAAAAATGGTATTGATTTAAATACAATAGCACAAAATCTGGGAATTGAAAATATGGAAACATTAAAAATATATCAATCAAGAGATTTGAAAGCAATGCAGGAACAAATAAACAGAAAGGGGAGAAGGTTACTTGTCTAG
- a CDS encoding twin-arginine translocase TatA/TatE family subunit, whose protein sequence is MGIFRDIGAPGLIVLILGALLIFGPKRLPELGEAIGKMIREFKKSVSGIDLEKDDKTTEDKKENK, encoded by the coding sequence ATGGGAATTTTTAGAGATATTGGAGCACCAGGGCTTATAGTCCTTATACTCGGTGCATTACTTATTTTTGGACCAAAGCGTCTGCCAGAATTAGGAGAAGCTATTGGAAAAATGATTCGAGAATTTAAAAAATCTGTTTCTGGGATTGATTTGGAAAAAGATGACAAAACTACAGAAGACAAAAAAGAAAATAAATAA
- a CDS encoding helix-turn-helix domain-containing protein, which yields MKKNNLLSNLGEKIKNRRIELKITQEELSKLTGYSDRSSITKIEKGKVDLTLSKLKEFAKVLKVSPEYLMGYKESENIIDFGVRLKAALKRKNMSQTKLSEISGINTSTISEYISGRYEPNRNRITEFANILDVNEVWLMGYDVPMERDAIKKEVDPYFVDTSVLTPEELAEFEKVTGVNKQLFFNDVDDEHDMAVFKRAVIDILIKQRENKK from the coding sequence ATGAAAAAAAATAATTTATTATCAAATCTGGGAGAAAAAATAAAAAATAGAAGAATTGAATTAAAAATAACTCAAGAAGAATTATCAAAATTAACTGGATATTCAGATCGTTCCTCTATTACCAAAATTGAAAAAGGAAAAGTTGATTTAACACTTTCTAAATTAAAAGAATTTGCAAAAGTTTTAAAAGTATCTCCCGAATATTTAATGGGATACAAAGAAAGTGAAAATATAATAGATTTTGGAGTGCGACTTAAAGCCGCTCTAAAACGGAAAAATATGTCTCAAACTAAGCTTTCTGAAATATCAGGTATTAACACTTCTACCATTAGCGAATATATATCTGGAAGATATGAACCAAATAGAAATAGAATTACAGAATTTGCAAATATATTAGATGTAAATGAAGTTTGGTTAATGGGATATGATGTTCCAATGGAACGTGATGCTATAAAAAAAGAAGTTGATCCATATTTTGTAGACACATCAGTCTTAACTCCAGAAGAACTTGCAGAATTTGAAAAAGTTACTGGAGTAAATAAGCAACTATTTTTCAATGATGTTGATGATGAACATGATATGGCCGTATTCAAACGTGCTGTAATAGACATATTAATAAAGCAGAGAGAGAATAAGAAATAA
- a CDS encoding YHYH domain-containing protein produces MKRKAILILMATFLLSIVSFPHKGRTNSKGCHMNRKTGEYHCHKKK; encoded by the coding sequence ATGAAACGAAAAGCTATTTTAATTTTAATGGCAACTTTCCTATTATCTATTGTGAGTTTTCCACATAAGGGAAGAACAAACAGTAAGGGATGCCATATGAACAGAAAAACTGGAGAATATCATTGTCATAAGAAAAAATAA
- the tatC gene encoding twin-arginine translocase subunit TatC translates to MSKIDEQTIIEHLSEFRKRLIVTIIFFIIAFLISLVFCSSIYKLLTASFNQKLVVLGPNDILSIYLMLAGICAFSLTLPFASYQIWAFVRPALEEREAKVVLSYVPATFILFITGLCFGFFFITPALLNVLLSFGDDLFNIQLTANSYLTFIIHTSLPLGIIFELPVIVAFLTSLHILTPQYLIKNRRYGYFILLVLAVVLTPADFISDLTMAAPLILLYEASILVCKYIYNKRRND, encoded by the coding sequence ATGTCTAAAATTGATGAACAGACTATTATAGAACATCTAAGTGAATTTAGGAAAAGACTTATTGTAACAATCATATTTTTTATAATAGCCTTTCTGATAAGCCTAGTATTCTGCTCTAGTATTTACAAACTATTAACAGCTTCTTTTAATCAGAAATTAGTTGTTCTAGGGCCCAATGATATTTTGAGCATTTATTTGATGCTGGCTGGAATATGTGCCTTCAGTCTGACGCTTCCATTTGCAAGCTATCAGATATGGGCATTTGTCCGTCCTGCATTGGAAGAAAGAGAAGCCAAAGTAGTTTTATCCTATGTTCCTGCAACCTTTATACTGTTTATTACTGGTCTATGTTTTGGTTTCTTTTTCATAACGCCTGCATTATTAAACGTGCTTCTTTCATTTGGAGATGATTTGTTTAATATACAGCTTACAGCAAACAGCTATCTGACATTCATAATTCATACTTCCCTTCCACTTGGAATAATATTTGAACTGCCAGTTATTGTAGCCTTTTTAACATCGCTACATATTTTAACTCCGCAATATCTAATAAAAAACAGAAGATATGGATACTTCATTTTACTGGTACTCGCAGTAGTCTTAACGCCTGCCGATTTTATAAGCGACTTGACAATGGCAGCTCCCTTAATTCTGCTGTATGAAGCAAGTATCCTTGTCTGTAAATATATTTATAATAAAAGGAGGAACGACTGA
- a CDS encoding HNH endonuclease — translation MKKNRNYSHIKVQKNGKKLDAYMCFFCLKCCNSNHGHHIIYYSEAGEANINNIITLCPECHRLYHSKKLKIDIGRF, via the coding sequence ATGAAAAAAAATAGGAATTATTCTCATATAAAAGTACAAAAAAATGGGAAAAAATTAGATGCATATATGTGTTTTTTTTGCTTAAAATGTTGTAACTCTAATCATGGACATCATATTATATATTATAGTGAAGCTGGAGAAGCAAATATTAATAATATCATAACTTTGTGTCCAGAATGCCATAGATTGTATCATTCTAAAAAATTAAAAATTGATATTGGACGTTTTTAA
- a CDS encoding helix-turn-helix domain-containing protein — MNLKKIIKEKGLKTGYLAEKLHLSYTSLKKKIRGEVEFKTTEIALLKEELGLTNEEISSIFFEKIVNIIHLNKKGVRGWEKKMK, encoded by the coding sequence GTGAATTTAAAAAAAATAATAAAAGAGAAAGGATTAAAAACAGGATATTTAGCAGAAAAATTACACCTAAGTTATACATCATTAAAAAAGAAAATTCGTGGAGAAGTTGAATTTAAGACTACTGAAATAGCTTTACTAAAAGAAGAGTTAGGATTGACAAATGAAGAGATAAGTTCAATTTTTTTTGAAAAAATAGTGAATATAATTCACTTAAATAAGAAGGGAGTGAGAGGATGGGAGAAGAAAATGAAGTAA
- the terL gene encoding phage terminase large subunit, translating into MEIKDKIQQELLKRKIQKEKARRNLLEFLIYDGEGNYKRARHIEFLTAKVQEFVEKVKNGQSPRMYICMPPRHSKSETTTKKMPAWVVGSNPDFEIIIAAYNADLASDFGKIARDTYKRHSKTGTGVFNNEIDKDKSAGANWGINLKRGSVVSTGVGGSATGKGAHIAIIDDPFKNREDANSKVQRDKVWSWYQSTIRTRLAPGGGIIIIQTRWHDDDLVGRIEKEMRDGTGEIFEPIVLPAIAEEEDILGREPGEALWPERYGIEELKAIRKAVGEREFISLYQQRPQAEDGGLFKRQYFKYFKVIENRYIEIESEAGLKRIDTKECFAFQTIDTALTVKKSSDSTAIATWICDKEYNLYLTDLFLDKIEVPDQWATIKQYRVKYDGFLKFQAIETKSSGIGIKQQAEREGIALKELIADVDKTTRALAISVMFETGKVYFYKNLPKLYELEEQLLKFPNAAHDDAVDVCSYAGIVINELNKMFVRYERKFIGV; encoded by the coding sequence ATGGAAATCAAGGATAAAATTCAACAGGAACTGTTAAAGCGGAAAATACAAAAGGAAAAAGCACGGCGTAATCTTCTTGAATTTCTTATTTATGATGGGGAAGGCAATTATAAAAGAGCAAGACACATAGAATTTTTAACAGCTAAGGTTCAGGAATTTGTAGAAAAAGTTAAAAATGGCCAATCACCAAGAATGTATATTTGTATGCCGCCACGACATTCAAAATCTGAAACCACAACTAAAAAAATGCCAGCTTGGGTAGTTGGAAGTAATCCAGATTTTGAAATAATCATTGCAGCATACAATGCAGATCTTGCCAGTGACTTTGGGAAAATAGCAAGAGATACGTATAAAAGGCATAGCAAAACAGGAACAGGAGTATTTAACAATGAAATTGACAAAGATAAATCAGCGGGGGCAAACTGGGGAATAAACCTAAAGCGTGGTTCAGTAGTATCAACTGGAGTAGGCGGTTCAGCAACTGGAAAAGGTGCACATATAGCAATTATAGATGATCCATTTAAAAATAGAGAAGATGCCAACTCAAAAGTCCAAAGGGATAAAGTTTGGTCCTGGTACCAATCAACAATCCGTACAAGGCTAGCACCTGGAGGCGGAATAATAATTATTCAGACAAGATGGCATGATGATGATTTGGTTGGAAGAATTGAAAAGGAAATGCGGGATGGAACTGGAGAAATATTTGAACCAATTGTACTGCCTGCAATTGCAGAAGAAGAGGATATTTTAGGAAGAGAACCAGGAGAAGCATTATGGCCAGAAAGATATGGCATTGAGGAATTAAAGGCAATAAGAAAAGCAGTAGGTGAGCGGGAATTTATATCGTTATATCAACAACGTCCACAGGCAGAAGACGGCGGATTATTTAAGCGGCAATACTTCAAATATTTTAAAGTAATTGAAAATAGATATATTGAGATTGAATCTGAAGCTGGATTGAAAAGAATTGATACAAAAGAATGTTTTGCATTTCAAACCATAGACACAGCTTTGACTGTCAAAAAGAGCAGTGATTCAACGGCAATAGCTACTTGGATTTGTGACAAAGAATATAATTTATATTTAACAGATTTATTCTTAGATAAAATAGAAGTTCCTGATCAGTGGGCCACTATAAAACAATATAGAGTGAAATATGATGGATTCTTGAAATTTCAGGCAATAGAAACAAAATCATCTGGAATAGGAATAAAACAGCAGGCAGAGCGGGAAGGCATAGCATTAAAGGAATTAATAGCCGATGTTGACAAAACAACTAGAGCATTGGCAATATCAGTAATGTTTGAAACTGGGAAAGTATACTTTTATAAAAATTTGCCAAAGTTGTATGAATTAGAGGAACAATTATTGAAGTTTCCGAATGCTGCACATGATGACGCTGTTGATGTGTGTTCTTATGCTGGAATAGTTATAAATGAGTTGAATAAGATGTTTGTAAGATATGAAAGGAAGTTTATTGGAGTATGA
- a CDS encoding zinc finger CCHC domain-containing protein, translating to MSCSICGKKGHNSRSCPNKSNERNQAVWFKIDSLTTSESDKLLSEIITAKSKVAPKSRGTFARGDANELPNKIKEALRLENKNEKK from the coding sequence ATGAGCTGCTCAATTTGTGGTAAAAAAGGACATAATTCAAGAAGTTGCCCTAATAAATCTAATGAAAGAAATCAAGCGGTATGGTTTAAAATTGATAGTTTAACTACATCTGAAAGTGATAAACTCTTAAGTGAAATAATAACAGCCAAAAGTAAAGTTGCTCCTAAATCTAGAGGAACTTTTGCAAGAGGGGATGCAAACGAATTACCAAATAAAATAAAAGAAGCATTAAGATTGGAAAATAAAAATGAAAAAAAATAG
- a CDS encoding helix-turn-helix domain-containing protein, translated as MNYGELIKKKRTELGIKQKEMAKDIGVSIPYLSNIETNKKIPSKILELKINNFLEKKERKKNKKKLKTDAKSTQEKKYTKQELKEMEQEIIETYELMRMEKNPFSKIAVIQRSLIEINKVIEENMIILETALEPLNEIISKKLKRPLKTTIKNFEKNKEKLENLLTNEYLIEED; from the coding sequence ATGAATTATGGAGAATTAATTAAGAAAAAAAGAACTGAATTAGGAATTAAGCAAAAGGAAATGGCAAAAGATATAGGAGTTTCAATTCCTTATCTTTCAAATATTGAAACGAATAAAAAAATTCCTTCAAAAATTTTAGAATTAAAAATAAATAATTTTTTAGAAAAAAAAGAAAGAAAGAAAAATAAGAAAAAATTAAAAACAGATGCTAAATCAACACAAGAAAAAAAATATACAAAACAAGAATTAAAAGAGATGGAACAAGAAATAATAGAAACTTATGAATTAATGAGAATGGAAAAAAACCCATTTTCTAAAATAGCTGTTATACAACGTTCTTTGATAGAAATTAACAAAGTAATAGAAGAAAATATGATTATTTTAGAAACAGCATTAGAACCATTAAATGAAATTATTTCAAAAAAATTAAAACGTCCATTAAAAACAACAATAAAAAATTTTGAAAAAAATAAAGAGAAATTAGAAAATCTTTTAACAAACGAATATTTAATAGAGGAGGATTAA
- a CDS encoding ImmA/IrrE family metallo-endopeptidase, with protein sequence MHKTNFKKLAKILIKKYGTDNPFKIAEHQGIKIIYSDFSSWLGLYTCIGNEKTIFINIKLPYLSKRIVCSHELGHGQQSFNEAVSIFTKLKNFCPKQAKLNKKQMNLPQL encoded by the coding sequence ATGCATAAAACAAATTTTAAAAAGTTGGCAAAAATTTTAATTAAAAAATATGGAACTGATAATCCTTTTAAAATTGCAGAACATCAAGGAATAAAAATTATCTATTCCGATTTTTCATCTTGGCTAGGCTTATACACCTGTATTGGAAATGAAAAAACAATTTTCATCAACATCAAACTTCCCTACTTATCCAAACGAATAGTATGTAGCCACGAACTAGGACACGGACAGCAATCATTCAATGAAGCTGTATCTATATTTACGAAACTGAAAAACTTCTGTCCGAAACAAGCCAAATTGAACAAGAAGCAAATGAATTTGCCGCAACTTTAA
- a CDS encoding site-specific DNA-methyltransferase, producing MKIIKGDALENIKLLENESVDCIMTSPPYWQLRDYGVDGQIGLENTVEEFLEKLTNVFNECWRVLKNTGTLFINLGDTYSNINSKFVNGSNNKNCNVDKQIVKKRNADVRKKSKIMIPERFAINMIENGWILRNEIIWHKPNIVPESVSDRFTNDFEKIFFFTKNERYYFEKQYEPYSDKTISGFKNGIMPTGKKKFLGAGESRTGMREINKPWKAVYNEKGRNMRTVWKIAAKGIKENHFATFPEELVKRCILSGCPENGVVLDPFLGSGTTLKVAKQLNRSGIGIELNKEYAEMAKNRIGDDLFNKVEIV from the coding sequence ATTAAGATAATCAAAGGAGATGCGTTAGAAAATATAAAATTATTAGAAAATGAAAGTGTGGATTGTATAATGACATCTCCGCCATATTGGCAACTTCGGGATTATGGAGTTGATGGACAGATAGGATTAGAGAATACTGTAGAAGAATTTCTTGAAAAATTAACGAATGTTTTTAATGAATGCTGGAGAGTATTGAAAAATACAGGAACATTGTTTATAAATTTAGGAGACACTTATTCAAATATTAATTCAAAATTTGTAAATGGAAGTAATAATAAGAATTGTAACGTGGATAAACAAATAGTAAAAAAAAGAAATGCAGATGTAAGAAAAAAATCAAAAATAATGATTCCTGAAAGATTTGCAATAAATATGATTGAAAATGGCTGGATTTTGAGGAATGAAATAATATGGCATAAGCCTAATATAGTTCCAGAATCAGTTAGTGATAGATTTACAAATGATTTTGAAAAAATATTTTTCTTTACAAAAAATGAGAGATATTATTTTGAAAAGCAATACGAGCCTTATTCAGACAAGACTATAAGTGGTTTTAAAAATGGAATAATGCCTACTGGGAAAAAGAAATTTTTGGGAGCAGGAGAAAGCAGAACTGGAATGAGGGAAATAAATAAACCTTGGAAAGCAGTTTACAATGAAAAGGGAAGAAATATGAGAACTGTATGGAAAATTGCTGCAAAAGGTATAAAAGAAAATCATTTTGCAACGTTCCCAGAAGAATTGGTAAAAAGATGTATATTAAGTGGCTGTCCAGAAAATGGAGTTGTATTAGATCCTTTTCTTGGTTCAGGAACAACTTTAAAAGTAGCAAAACAGTTGAATCGGAGCGGAATTGGAATTGAATTGAACAAGGAATATGCTGAGATGGCAAAAAATCGAATAGGTGATGATTTGTTTAATAAAGTTGAGATAGTTTAA
- a CDS encoding site-specific integrase, protein MSVKKDEKRGTFYCEFRYRDQMNISRRKKKRGFKTAKQAKEWEINFLANINLKAENIVFKELVRLYMGDVKSRIKVSTYKRKEKIINDKIIPYFSEILIGDITPLMIRNWQNKELENNYKKSYFLTIQKELSAIFNYATKFYNLRENPLIKAGLVHDSPLLQEKEEIKIWTPNEFNVFIENVHNIELNTIFNLLYYTGARIGEILALNSKDIDLYTNTIKINKSYQKIENKEYITTPKTKSSIRIIKIPNFLSEIIKKYLDSIYDKNIERIFTTSRTNIHRCKNFIVKKYNLKNIRLHDFRHSHASLLLNEGVNIVVISKRLGHESIKMTLDTYAHLMDGNEDKLINILDNIKQDSQS, encoded by the coding sequence ATGAGTGTAAAAAAAGATGAAAAACGTGGAACATTTTATTGTGAATTTCGTTACCGAGATCAGATGAATATTTCCCGAAGGAAGAAAAAAAGAGGATTTAAAACTGCAAAACAAGCAAAAGAATGGGAAATAAATTTTTTGGCCAATATTAATTTAAAGGCTGAAAACATAGTTTTTAAAGAACTTGTGAGATTATATATGGGCGATGTTAAAAGCAGAATAAAAGTAAGCACTTATAAAAGAAAAGAAAAAATAATAAATGATAAAATAATTCCATATTTTAGTGAAATTTTAATTGGTGATATTACTCCATTAATGATAAGAAATTGGCAAAACAAAGAATTAGAAAATAACTATAAGAAATCTTATTTTTTAACAATACAAAAAGAATTGAGTGCTATTTTTAATTATGCAACAAAATTTTATAATCTTCGTGAAAATCCTTTAATTAAAGCTGGATTAGTTCATGATTCTCCTTTACTTCAGGAAAAAGAAGAAATCAAAATCTGGACTCCAAATGAATTTAATGTTTTTATTGAAAATGTTCATAATATTGAATTAAACACAATCTTTAATTTATTGTACTATACAGGAGCCAGAATTGGGGAAATTTTGGCTTTAAATTCAAAAGATATAGATTTATATACCAACACCATAAAAATTAACAAGAGCTATCAGAAAATTGAAAATAAGGAGTATATTACAACTCCCAAAACAAAATCATCTATTCGTATAATAAAAATTCCAAATTTTCTGTCTGAGATTATAAAAAAATATTTAGATTCTATTTATGATAAAAATATAGAACGAATATTTACAACAAGTAGAACCAATATACATCGTTGTAAAAATTTTATAGTTAAAAAATATAATTTAAAAAATATTAGACTACACGATTTTAGGCATAGTCATGCAAGTTTACTTTTAAATGAAGGTGTAAATATCGTTGTTATTTCAAAACGACTTGGCCATGAAAGCATAAAAATGACTTTAGACACTTATGCCCACTTAATGGACGGGAATGAAGATAAACTGATAAATATACTTGATAATATAAAACAAGATTCTCAAAGTTAA
- a CDS encoding tyrosine-type recombinase/integrase, with amino-acid sequence MEIVNNYNITNNYQSGVTIINKKNYYVEHEIKYLTIQEYFELEKMIHNDFHKMLVRFLFETAARISEALSFDIRDIDLKYNKVKLVNSKQRKAAKRECIISNELMNMMLVHINKYKLDKKDKLFTRVTAKGKKIYQRYGAYDMIKKYGLNILGYDWVKPHTFRHTRAVHLLSENVDIIKVQKFLGHKSLKNTLIYLQYVNRDIDKSILEANSSIGIH; translated from the coding sequence ATGGAAATTGTAAATAATTATAACATAACAAACAATTATCAATCTGGAGTAACAATAATAAATAAAAAAAACTATTATGTAGAACATGAAATAAAATATTTAACAATACAGGAATATTTTGAATTAGAAAAAATGATACATAATGATTTTCACAAAATGTTAGTCAGATTTTTGTTTGAAACAGCAGCAAGAATAAGTGAGGCGTTATCATTTGATATAAGAGATATTGATTTGAAATACAATAAGGTTAAACTTGTAAATTCAAAACAAAGAAAAGCAGCGAAAAGAGAATGTATCATAAGTAACGAATTAATGAATATGATGCTCGTACACATCAATAAATATAAACTGGACAAAAAAGATAAGCTCTTTACAAGAGTAACAGCAAAAGGTAAAAAAATATATCAAAGATATGGAGCATACGATATGATAAAAAAATACGGGTTGAACATACTTGGATATGATTGGGTTAAACCACATACCTTTAGACATACTAGGGCCGTTCATTTACTTAGTGAGAATGTGGATATTATAAAAGTACAAAAGTTTTTAGGACATAAGAGTCTGAAAAATACTTTAATTTATTTGCAGTATGTAAATAGGGATATTGATAAAAGTATATTAGAGGCAAATTCAAGTATAGGTATTCATTGA